Proteins from a genomic interval of Trichoderma breve strain T069 chromosome 2, whole genome shotgun sequence:
- a CDS encoding cytochrome p450 domain-containing protein has protein sequence MDIHTTSSSLPLDNLTGEVTRHSSVYVGLGFCVLLAIWHYFDVSGHDPREPPIVKPSIPLIGHFVGFYRYGVSYMDRMRHHTSWPAYTLSVMGHKTYVVTTPGLSHAALKSKSMSMEPLIAYVAPKMLGLSKDAGHHFGIDHTGFYNGSPALRERREEFSHALAPGPGVNLPGQMCSDIVAEAVNAFDAEWTTRDFYQWLRDVITLGTANGLYGPKSPVALDRSIIEDIWTFDENQLRMSWGFLPNLIAPTGVRTLNKISKAFEQFFQSGNESFASDAVKLGITTARKMDVTIEDYSRIEVFNVSVATVNTVPTAVAMIQNILANSNLLQALRKELESVLTVKETSDGRQAELDIGRAEAECPLLHACYQEALRIGSTPTCNRAVLEDVVLTDPDTGREVLFKKGWRVSIPTFLLHNRDTFWGGDAETFGPEKFLPGGIATDSKGKVKTQGFVPYGGGAHLCPGRHLAKMEILASGALVIMALDCEAENGFVTQNYALNTGAKKPIGLDNVKMRRRPGWEDVEWKVKI, from the exons ATGGATATTCAcacaacctcttcctccttacCCCTTGACAACCTCACAGGGGAGGTTACCAGGCACTCATCTGTATATGTTGGTCTCGGTTTCTGTGTCCTTCTAGCTATCTGGCACTATTTTGACGTCTCGGGGCACGATCCTAGAGAGCCACCTATTGTGAAACCATCTATACCACTCATTGGTCATTTTGTAGGGTTTTATAGATATGGAGTCAGTTATATGGACCGTATGAG GCATCACACATCATGGCCTGCCTACACACTCAGCGTCATGGGCCACAAAACATATGTTGTCACAACGCCGGGACTGTCCCATGCCGCTCTGAAGTCCAAATCAATGTCTATGGAGCCTCTAATCGCATATGTGGCGCCTAAGATGTTGGGTCTAAGCAAGGATGCAGGCCACCATTTTGGTATCGACCACACTGGCTTTTACAACGGCTCCCCAGCCCTAAGAGAACGACGTGAAGAGTTCAGTCACGCACTCGCCCCTGGCCCGGGTGTTAACCTGCCTGGCCAGATGTGCTcagatatagtagcagaagCTGTGAATGCATTTGATGCAGAGTGGACAACAAGAGACTTTTACCAATGGCTCCGGGATGTCATTACGCTAGGCACAGCTAATGGCTTATACGGGCCAAAAAGTCCAGTGGCTCTCGATAGAAGCATTATTGAAGATATCTG GACTTTTGATGAGAACCAACTACGGATGAGCTGGGGCTTCCTCCCCAATCTCATCGCACCCACTGGTGTCCGTACTCTCAACAAAATCTCCAAGGCTTTCGAACAATTCTTTCAAAGTGGAAATGAAAGTTTTGCCAGTGATGCTGTGAAACTAGGCATTACCACGGCGCGCAAGATGGATGTCACCATCGAGGACTACTCTCGTATCGAAGTGTTTAATGTATCAGTTGCTACAGTCAACACTGTTCCCACAGCTGTTGCCATGATACAAAATATTCTTGCCAATTCGAATTTGTTACAAGCCCTCCGTAAGGAGCTTGAATCCGTTCTGACTGTCAAAGAAACTTCCGACGGTCGCCAAGCGGAGCTTGATATTGGACGCGCAGAGGCTGAATGCCCATTACTCCACGCTTGTTATCAGGAGGCTCTCCGCATTGGTTCTACACCGACTTGTAATCGAGCGGTTCTCGAAGACGTTGTACTCACCGACCCAGATACTGGACGTGAGgttttatttaaaaaggGTTGGAGAGTGTCTATACCTACATTCCTCCTGCATAACCGGGATACATTTTGGGGTGGAGACGCTGAAACTTTTGGACCTGAAAAGTTTCTACCAGGCGGCATTGCAACGGACAGTAAAGGCAAAGTCAAGACTCAGGGATTTGTACCATATGGCGGTGGGGCTCACTTGTGTCCTGGTCGCCATctcgccaagatggagatccTTGCTTCTGGCGCTCTGGTCATTATGGCTCTAGACTGTGAAGCCGAGAATGGGTTTGTTACGCAGAATTATGCATTGAATACAggagcaaagaagccaatcGGGCTAGATAACGTAAAGATGAGGCGGCGACCGGGTTGGGAGGATGTAGAGTGGAAGGTGAAGATTTAA